A portion of the uncultured Bacteroides sp. genome contains these proteins:
- a CDS encoding FecR family protein: MTTNLLQKYIIGDATLDEKEQVVYWIEASQENMREYMALRKMYDIQIWHNSDIKKRQQEPVEKRHLIRTICWEAIKISAVFALAFVIFQQIKSPAKEEFQSCYVPEGQRAELQLPDGTKVWLNAKSRLTYPTDFNGKNRKVTLTGEGYFAVARNEKKPFIVHAQQYDIRVLGTEFNVIAYPHSNFFETSLLKGSVQIFTPNSGTHKLVPNRRIYSQKGKLYEGPIKNSDHFLWRKGLICFNDESVGDIIKKLEIYYDITIIVKNRSILDNRYSGKFRMKEGVEHVLKVLQLKHKFSYEKDEEKNTITIL; this comes from the coding sequence ATGACGACTAATTTATTACAAAAATATATAATCGGAGATGCCACTCTTGATGAGAAAGAGCAGGTGGTTTATTGGATTGAGGCCAGCCAGGAAAACATGCGTGAGTATATGGCCTTACGAAAGATGTATGATATTCAGATTTGGCACAATTCAGACATAAAAAAGAGGCAACAGGAACCGGTAGAAAAGAGACATCTCATTCGTACAATTTGTTGGGAAGCGATAAAAATTTCGGCTGTTTTTGCTTTGGCTTTCGTCATTTTTCAACAGATCAAATCTCCCGCAAAAGAGGAATTTCAGAGCTGTTACGTTCCTGAAGGACAACGTGCTGAGCTACAGCTACCAGATGGAACAAAGGTATGGTTGAATGCTAAGTCCAGACTGACCTATCCCACAGACTTTAATGGAAAAAACAGAAAAGTAACATTAACTGGTGAAGGCTATTTTGCAGTGGCAAGAAATGAGAAAAAACCATTTATAGTACATGCGCAACAATATGATATCAGGGTATTGGGAACTGAGTTTAATGTAATAGCATACCCACATTCAAACTTCTTCGAAACATCTTTATTAAAAGGGTCTGTGCAGATCTTCACTCCTAATTCAGGTACTCATAAGCTCGTTCCTAATAGAAGGATCTACTCTCAAAAGGGAAAGTTGTATGAAGGACCGATCAAAAATTCCGACCATTTTTTATGGCGTAAGGGCTTGATTTGTTTCAACGATGAATCAGTGGGAGATATTATCAAGAAGCTGGAAATCTACTATGATATAACCATTATTGTGAAAAACAGATCAATATTAGATAACCGATACTCAGGAAAATTCCGAATGAAAGAGGGAGTGGAACATGTTTTGAAAGTTTTGCAACTAAAGCATAAGTTCAGCTATGAAAAAGATGAAGAGAAAAATACAATTACAATTCTATAG
- a CDS encoding 1,4-dihydroxy-2-naphthoate polyprenyltransferase, with protein sequence MENKIKINSVRAWFLAARPKTLASAFTPVLIGSALAFMDGQFNWLPALICLLFAFEMQIAANFINDLYDFLKGTDREDRLGPERATSQGWISPSAMKRGIFIIVGIACITGSTLLFYAGWELVVVGLLCVLFAFLYTTGPYPLSYNGWGDVLVLIFFGFVPVGGTYYVQSLIWTTDATVASIVCGLIVDTLLVVNNYRDREADKKSGKRTIIVRFGEPFGRYLYLWLGIIAAWSCLWFLVDGHLYAALLPQLYLIAHIRTWQRMVKIHSGKKLNSILGETSRNMLLFGLLLSLGMLLS encoded by the coding sequence ATGGAAAATAAAATAAAGATAAATTCGGTGAGAGCATGGTTCTTGGCTGCAAGGCCAAAAACACTGGCTAGTGCATTCACACCTGTGCTAATTGGTAGTGCATTGGCATTTATGGATGGACAATTCAATTGGCTACCTGCGCTAATTTGTTTACTGTTTGCATTCGAAATGCAAATTGCGGCCAACTTTATCAATGATTTATATGACTTCCTCAAAGGTACCGACCGTGAAGACCGTCTGGGACCCGAGAGAGCTACATCTCAAGGATGGATTTCCCCATCAGCGATGAAAAGAGGTATCTTTATTATTGTAGGCATCGCCTGCATCACAGGTAGTACACTTCTTTTCTATGCCGGATGGGAACTGGTAGTGGTGGGTTTGCTCTGCGTTCTTTTTGCTTTTCTATACACTACCGGCCCCTACCCTCTTTCATACAATGGATGGGGCGACGTATTGGTTCTTATCTTTTTTGGCTTTGTGCCGGTAGGTGGCACCTATTATGTGCAATCGCTGATATGGACCACTGATGCCACAGTTGCCTCAATCGTTTGCGGACTTATCGTAGACACCTTGCTGGTCGTAAATAACTATCGTGATCGTGAAGCAGATAAGAAAAGTGGAAAGCGCACCATCATCGTTCGTTTTGGCGAACCGTTCGGCCGATATCTGTATCTTTGGTTGGGAATCATTGCCGCATGGAGTTGTTTATGGTTCTTGGTGGATGGGCATCTCTATGCAGCTCTCTTACCTCAATTATACCTTATTGCCCACATCAGAACATGGCAAAGGATGGTGAAAATACATAGTGGTAAAAAACTAAACAGCATATTGGGAGAAACGTCTCGCAATATGCTGCTATTTGGTTTATTATTATCGTTGGGTATGCTCTTATCTTGA
- a CDS encoding TonB-dependent receptor, whose product MKIFCLFSFLFISGVFASEVKSQTAKISIHANRMSTLQLIEEIEHQTDYLFVYSKDEINMNRAVKVDVTEQPVAAVLKKAFENTDVVYAMEGTNIMLMKQVTNKVNKVQQEEKVIKGVVVDERGEPMIGVNVKLEGSTSGTITGLNGDFSLTAAIGSKLIFSYIGYLNKEIKVTSRSINVKLEPDVRNLEEVVVIGYGVVKKRDLTGSVASMKKEDITATPVSNLMESLQGKISGLDMTKESGQAGSSLSFTLRGNRSLNASNGPLILVDGITYGTTVDINPSDVESIEVLKDASSTAIYGTRGANGVILITTKKGKSGKAKVYANVYGGIQSTGAAADIMNGEEFVAFRKEAYSTNGITDETAVFSSNDLSYIKAGKFINWQDQCIHDGSLQNYEVGVTGGNESNVYNFSLGMYDEQGLFKNDNLRRYNAKIGMETNILQNLKVGANLIYTYKDGNQRQDPLNVANKMYPWGDIYEEDGSIKIYPANSSNLSPLVDERKNNYLNNTISKRFFGSAYLNWEIVKNLIFRTTFGADMQDYRKGIYYGQYSINGGGKNAHSEITNTTVQNYTFENTLNYTKTLGIHSFDLMGGFSLMENMTEIHSGAGDGQVSELNGFSDLGSNTKNITIASSYEKSNMASFFGRLNYRLMDKYLLTASIRADGSSVLAKGNKWGYFPSVALAWRINEESFLKGFKNLSNLKLRASWGIAGNSAIQPYSTMGGLSSSVYSFGDVLASGYYMSKIKNPDLTWETTATCNLAVDFGFYDNRISGSIELYQSNTSDLLMQKSIPVTSGFTSVWQNVGKTRNRGIEIALNTVNIKSAKATGFNWTTDLSFFANKEEIRALASGDSRDLVNNWFVGEPTSVFYDYKKIGIWQLGEETEAAQYGQKPGEIKVRDVDNVKGISDNDRVIIGSTRPKWTASMNNHFSYKNFDVSVFLYARVGQTIESEVDGNYKINAIENTAKVDYWTPTNPTNSHPRPDSNKNANSQYMSTLYYKDGSFLKIRDITLGYTIPQKVLSHTPFSSVRLYSTFKNFFTFSHLGNYDPERGGSMSFPMMRQATVGINVTL is encoded by the coding sequence ATGAAAATATTTTGCCTGTTTTCATTTTTATTTATTTCGGGAGTATTTGCTTCTGAAGTTAAGTCACAGACTGCAAAAATATCTATTCACGCTAACCGCATGTCTACGTTGCAGCTCATTGAGGAAATAGAGCATCAAACAGATTATCTGTTTGTCTACAGTAAAGACGAAATCAATATGAACAGGGCAGTGAAGGTTGATGTCACTGAACAACCTGTTGCTGCTGTATTGAAAAAAGCTTTCGAAAATACAGATGTAGTATATGCCATGGAAGGTACAAACATCATGTTGATGAAACAAGTTACTAATAAGGTCAACAAAGTTCAGCAAGAGGAAAAAGTCATTAAAGGCGTTGTAGTTGATGAAAGAGGAGAACCAATGATTGGTGTCAATGTGAAGTTGGAAGGAAGTACATCTGGTACTATTACGGGCTTAAATGGCGACTTTTCACTCACAGCAGCAATTGGATCCAAGCTCATCTTTTCATACATCGGCTATCTAAATAAAGAAATTAAAGTAACATCAAGGAGCATCAATGTAAAACTAGAACCTGACGTAAGAAACCTGGAAGAGGTTGTTGTTATTGGATATGGCGTAGTTAAGAAAAGAGATTTAACAGGTTCTGTTGCTTCCATGAAAAAGGAAGATATCACCGCTACCCCAGTGAGCAATTTAATGGAATCTTTGCAAGGCAAAATTTCCGGTTTAGACATGACTAAAGAGAGTGGACAAGCTGGTTCTTCATTAAGTTTCACTCTACGTGGAAACAGATCATTGAATGCATCCAATGGCCCTCTTATTCTGGTGGATGGCATCACTTATGGAACAACTGTAGATATTAATCCTTCGGATGTAGAATCTATTGAAGTTCTGAAAGATGCATCTTCAACGGCTATTTACGGTACTCGTGGCGCAAACGGTGTTATCCTTATTACCACCAAAAAAGGAAAATCGGGCAAAGCAAAAGTTTATGCCAACGTTTATGGTGGAATACAGTCTACAGGCGCTGCTGCAGATATTATGAATGGTGAAGAGTTCGTTGCATTCCGCAAAGAAGCTTACAGCACAAACGGGATTACAGATGAAACGGCTGTTTTCTCATCAAATGATCTATCGTATATCAAAGCCGGGAAATTTATTAACTGGCAAGACCAATGTATACATGATGGTTCTCTGCAAAATTATGAAGTAGGCGTAACCGGTGGAAACGAAAGTAATGTCTATAACTTTTCTCTAGGTATGTACGACGAGCAGGGATTATTCAAAAATGACAACCTCCGCCGTTACAATGCAAAAATTGGAATGGAAACTAACATTCTTCAAAATTTAAAGGTTGGTGCCAATTTGATCTATACCTATAAAGATGGAAATCAGCGCCAAGACCCCTTGAACGTAGCAAATAAGATGTATCCTTGGGGTGATATTTATGAAGAGGATGGCTCCATCAAAATATATCCGGCTAACAGCTCAAACTTATCTCCATTGGTAGATGAAAGGAAGAATAACTATTTGAACAATACCATTAGCAAAAGATTCTTTGGATCGGCCTACCTGAATTGGGAGATTGTTAAAAATCTGATTTTCCGCACAACTTTTGGAGCGGATATGCAGGACTATCGTAAAGGAATCTACTATGGTCAATATTCTATTAACGGCGGAGGTAAAAATGCACATTCTGAAATAACCAACACGACTGTTCAGAATTATACGTTTGAAAACACCTTGAACTATACAAAAACACTAGGCATTCATAGTTTCGATCTGATGGGAGGTTTTTCTCTAATGGAAAACATGACAGAGATTCATTCCGGAGCAGGTGATGGGCAGGTGTCTGAATTAAACGGATTCTCTGATTTGGGATCTAACACAAAAAATATAACAATTGCCAGCAGCTACGAAAAAAGTAATATGGCTTCTTTCTTCGGCCGCTTAAACTATCGGTTAATGGATAAGTATTTGTTGACCGCTTCTATTCGCGCAGATGGTAGTTCAGTTCTTGCTAAAGGCAATAAATGGGGATACTTCCCATCCGTAGCTTTAGCATGGCGCATCAATGAAGAGAGTTTCTTGAAAGGCTTTAAAAATCTATCTAACCTCAAGCTTCGTGCAAGCTGGGGTATTGCCGGCAACAGTGCTATCCAGCCTTATTCTACAATGGGAGGTTTGTCCTCTTCGGTCTACTCGTTTGGTGATGTGCTAGCTTCCGGGTATTATATGAGCAAAATTAAAAATCCTGATTTAACATGGGAAACAACTGCAACTTGCAACCTTGCTGTTGACTTTGGCTTCTATGACAATAGAATTTCCGGATCAATTGAACTCTATCAGTCTAATACTTCTGACTTATTGATGCAAAAAAGTATTCCTGTGACTAGTGGATTTACTTCTGTATGGCAAAACGTTGGAAAGACAAGAAACAGAGGAATTGAAATTGCTCTAAATACAGTTAACATCAAAAGTGCTAAAGCAACCGGATTCAATTGGACAACGGATCTATCATTCTTTGCTAATAAAGAGGAGATCAGGGCTTTAGCAAGCGGTGATAGTCGCGATTTAGTTAATAACTGGTTTGTAGGTGAACCCACTTCTGTATTTTATGATTATAAGAAAATTGGCATCTGGCAACTTGGCGAGGAAACTGAGGCTGCACAATATGGACAGAAACCAGGTGAAATTAAGGTGAGAGATGTAGATAATGTGAAGGGTATATCTGATAATGACCGTGTTATTATTGGTTCTACTCGCCCAAAATGGACAGCAAGTATGAACAATCATTTCTCCTATAAGAATTTTGATGTTTCTGTATTCTTGTATGCCAGAGTAGGACAAACTATTGAGAGTGAAGTCGATGGCAATTATAAAATCAATGCTATCGAGAACACAGCAAAGGTTGACTATTGGACACCTACAAATCCAACGAACTCTCATCCTCGTCCAGATAGTAATAAGAATGCAAATTCTCAATACATGAGTACACTTTATTATAAAGATGGTTCATTCCTAAAAATCAGAGATATTACTTTGGGATATACCATTCCGCAGAAAGTATTAAGTCATACCCCTTTCTCAAGTGTCCGTTTGTATTCTACTTTTAAGAACTTCTTTACATTCAGCCATCTTGGAAATTATGATCCGGAAAGAGGAGGAAGTATGTCTTTTCCTATGATGAGACAAGCAACTGTTGGAATCAATGTTACTTTATAA
- the rfbB gene encoding dTDP-glucose 4,6-dehydratase has translation MKTYLVTGAAGFIGANYLKHILAKHNDIRVVVLDILTYAGNLGTIASDIDSERCFFVKGDICDHSLADRLFAEYKFDYVVNFAAESHVDRSIENPQLFLTTNILGTQNLLDAARRAWVTGKDEYGYPTWRKGVRYHQVSTDEVYGSLGAEGFFTEETPLCPHSPYSASKTSADLVAMAYHDTYKMPVSITRCSNNYGPYHFPEKLIPLIIKNILEGKKLPVYGDGSNVRDWLYVEDHCKAIDLVVRQGKEGEVYNVGGHNEKTNLEIVKLTISTIHRLMTENPKYRTVLKKKEKDANGEISIDWMNENLIIFVKDRLGHDQRYAIDPTKITDALGWYPETKFEVGIVKTIEWYLTNQTWVEEVTSGDYQKYYEKMYGSR, from the coding sequence ATGAAAACTTATCTCGTAACCGGTGCTGCCGGATTTATTGGAGCGAACTATTTGAAACACATTCTAGCCAAGCATAACGATATCAGGGTTGTAGTGCTTGATATACTAACTTATGCCGGAAATTTGGGAACGATTGCTTCTGATATTGATAGTGAACGTTGCTTTTTCGTAAAAGGGGATATTTGCGATCACTCATTAGCTGATAGACTTTTTGCTGAATATAAGTTCGATTACGTGGTGAACTTTGCTGCTGAAAGTCATGTGGATAGAAGCATTGAAAACCCTCAACTTTTCTTGACTACCAATATTCTGGGAACACAGAACCTGCTTGATGCTGCTCGTCGTGCATGGGTCACCGGTAAAGATGAATATGGCTATCCTACTTGGCGCAAAGGCGTGCGTTATCATCAAGTATCTACTGATGAGGTGTATGGTTCTTTAGGAGCTGAAGGCTTCTTTACAGAAGAAACGCCTCTTTGTCCTCATAGCCCATATAGTGCCTCTAAAACCAGTGCCGATCTTGTGGCAATGGCTTATCATGATACTTATAAGATGCCGGTTTCCATTACCCGGTGCTCCAATAACTATGGACCTTACCATTTTCCTGAAAAACTGATTCCTCTGATTATTAAGAACATCCTTGAAGGGAAGAAACTTCCTGTATATGGAGATGGCAGTAATGTGCGTGATTGGCTTTATGTGGAAGATCATTGCAAGGCAATTGATCTTGTAGTGCGTCAGGGTAAAGAGGGTGAAGTGTACAATGTAGGCGGTCACAATGAGAAGACAAATCTTGAGATAGTGAAACTTACGATTAGTACCATTCATCGCTTGATGACCGAGAATCCGAAGTATCGCACTGTCTTAAAGAAGAAGGAGAAAGATGCGAATGGTGAAATCTCAATCGATTGGATGAATGAAAATTTAATCATCTTTGTGAAAGATCGCCTTGGGCACGATCAGCGTTATGCCATTGATCCGACGAAGATTACAGATGCTTTAGGCTGGTATCCTGAAACCAAGTTTGAAGTGGGAATTGTGAAAACCATTGAATGGTATCTGACCAATCAAACTTGGGTAGAAGAGGTAACCAGTGGTGATTATCAAAAATATTACGAAAAGATGTACGGCTCAAGATAA
- a CDS encoding RagB/SusD family nutrient uptake outer membrane protein, with translation MKKYILLAFLQVFILAGCSDYLEETNKSGFTSELYSTESGMEALVNSCYTTMRYWYGKEGGTSLTELGTDLFIIGGDCKHPEYSLYNNSLNPSQALMKIYWERFYVGLNNCNTAIDWLENRSPLDEATTKIRLGEVKFLRAFYLWHIVNIWGGVHFSTTPSEGVITTANKTPESTFYTQILADLDDAITDLDTKIAKNGGRITKPAAEAFMARVYLYNGDKDKAATLAKHVIKDYDFKLFSDYASVWNMSYADGDANSEVVFYVNYSNNQLYGKTEMENDYNSEISAAHAFYNDGGHNSHFHFAPRHDYHSGVTAFTTQYPIGYSRYATTRRLIDLFDETMDQRYQGTFRDAWMQNDGATGLAKVKAAGAYTDMQLADTAWYIYKHAASVQQVAHAAKRYELQDIDDIYNADGSLKSTQNFIQMKKFDDPTRAAAFQQWSSRDAFVIRISEMYLIVAEAEMTSNPTEAVEYMNILRRTRAILGKENAMEIKASDLNIDFILEERARELVGEQHRWFDLKRTGKLLEYVKAYNSNGKNNIQSYHLYRPIPQTQIDAVTNKNEFTQNDGYK, from the coding sequence ATGAAAAAATATATATTATTAGCATTTTTACAAGTATTCATATTGGCCGGTTGCAGTGATTATCTGGAAGAGACCAATAAAAGCGGTTTTACATCTGAACTATATTCAACAGAATCGGGAATGGAAGCCTTAGTCAATAGTTGTTATACAACAATGCGATATTGGTATGGAAAAGAAGGAGGTACCTCTCTAACCGAACTGGGGACAGATCTCTTTATTATTGGCGGTGATTGTAAGCATCCGGAATATTCGCTCTATAATAATTCATTAAACCCTTCACAGGCGTTGATGAAAATTTATTGGGAAAGATTTTATGTGGGTTTGAACAATTGCAATACAGCTATCGATTGGTTGGAGAATCGTTCTCCATTGGATGAAGCAACTACTAAGATTCGCTTGGGCGAAGTAAAGTTCCTTCGCGCTTTCTATTTATGGCACATTGTTAATATATGGGGAGGCGTTCATTTCTCTACTACTCCATCGGAAGGTGTAATTACAACAGCCAATAAGACGCCGGAAAGTACCTTTTATACTCAGATTTTAGCCGATTTGGATGATGCTATAACCGATCTGGACACTAAAATAGCAAAAAATGGAGGAAGGATAACAAAGCCAGCCGCAGAAGCTTTTATGGCTCGCGTTTACCTATACAATGGAGACAAAGATAAAGCAGCGACTTTAGCTAAGCACGTAATCAAAGATTATGATTTCAAATTGTTCAGTGATTATGCATCGGTTTGGAATATGTCTTATGCAGATGGTGATGCCAATAGTGAGGTAGTGTTCTATGTGAATTATTCAAATAACCAGCTTTATGGAAAGACAGAGATGGAAAATGACTACAATTCAGAAATTTCCGCTGCACATGCATTTTACAATGATGGTGGACACAACTCTCATTTCCATTTTGCTCCCCGTCATGATTATCATAGCGGCGTTACAGCATTTACAACTCAATACCCTATAGGTTATTCCAGGTATGCAACAACACGTCGGCTCATCGACCTTTTTGATGAGACAATGGATCAGAGATATCAGGGAACCTTCAGAGATGCATGGATGCAAAACGATGGCGCAACCGGATTGGCTAAGGTAAAAGCTGCCGGCGCATACACTGATATGCAACTGGCTGATACTGCATGGTACATCTATAAGCATGCAGCTTCGGTTCAACAAGTGGCTCATGCAGCCAAACGTTATGAACTTCAGGATATAGATGATATCTACAATGCTGATGGAAGTTTAAAAAGTACACAGAACTTCATTCAGATGAAAAAATTCGATGATCCTACGCGTGCTGCAGCCTTTCAGCAGTGGAGTTCACGCGATGCTTTTGTTATTCGTATTTCGGAGATGTACCTGATTGTGGCTGAAGCGGAAATGACCTCTAATCCAACCGAGGCAGTTGAATATATGAATATACTTCGTCGCACTCGCGCCATTTTAGGCAAGGAGAATGCTATGGAAATTAAAGCCTCTGACCTAAATATCGATTTTATTCTGGAAGAGCGCGCTCGTGAGTTGGTTGGCGAGCAACATCGATGGTTCGATTTGAAACGTACAGGCAAGCTATTGGAATATGTAAAGGCATACAATTCCAACGGAAAAAACAATATTCAATCTTATCATTTATATCGTCCGATTCCACAAACTCAGATTGACGCAGTAACAAATAAAAATGAATTTACTCAGAATGACGGATATAAGTAA
- a CDS encoding alpha/beta hydrolase family protein, with protein MAKKILYTFLLVLISFPLKAQKKENVPYELINNMPLFYVEARHMLTYPMAWGNSSIHDFAQWRKTARKVLLECMENQPPATSNFKMEVIKTEQRKGYTAQKIRFSVSAWSRIPAYLLIPDGQGPFPAVIMLHDHGAHFSIGKEKVVKPFDVSNEVMLDADKWAHACYDDQYPGDYFAANGYVVLAIDALFWGERGRKEGVDYDGQQALASNLMQMGMSFGGIITSDDIGSANFLSTHPKVNPTKIGSLGFSMGSYRSWMLSAASDKIAASASICWMNITDSLMTLTNNQNRGGSAFSMLLPNIRRYMDYPHVASIACPKPTLFFNGTRDHLFPVNGVKESYRIMHKVWKSQNAEDRLVTKIWDEKHFFSRAMQKETLDFFDKWLK; from the coding sequence ATGGCAAAGAAAATTTTATATACTTTTTTATTGGTATTAATATCATTTCCTCTCAAAGCCCAGAAGAAGGAAAATGTACCTTATGAACTAATTAACAATATGCCTCTGTTTTATGTAGAAGCACGTCATATGCTCACATATCCAATGGCTTGGGGAAATTCTTCCATCCATGATTTTGCTCAGTGGCGCAAGACAGCTCGAAAGGTATTGTTGGAGTGTATGGAAAACCAACCACCTGCCACTAGCAATTTCAAAATGGAGGTTATAAAAACAGAGCAGCGGAAAGGATATACAGCTCAAAAAATCCGGTTTAGTGTATCTGCATGGAGCCGTATTCCTGCTTATTTATTAATTCCTGATGGACAAGGACCATTTCCGGCTGTGATTATGTTACACGATCATGGGGCTCATTTTTCAATAGGCAAAGAAAAGGTTGTTAAGCCCTTTGATGTTTCCAATGAAGTGATGCTTGATGCCGACAAATGGGCTCATGCCTGTTATGATGACCAATATCCCGGTGATTATTTCGCAGCAAATGGCTATGTCGTACTTGCCATTGATGCTTTGTTTTGGGGAGAACGAGGTAGAAAAGAGGGTGTTGACTATGACGGACAGCAGGCTCTGGCTTCTAATCTGATGCAGATGGGTATGTCATTTGGAGGAATCATCACATCAGACGATATAGGTAGTGCCAATTTCTTATCAACGCATCCTAAAGTAAATCCTACAAAAATAGGTTCCTTGGGTTTTTCAATGGGTTCTTACCGCTCGTGGATGCTTTCGGCCGCTTCGGACAAGATAGCGGCATCAGCTTCTATTTGTTGGATGAACATCACGGACTCACTTATGACACTTACAAACAATCAGAATAGAGGTGGTTCTGCATTTTCGATGCTATTACCCAATATCAGGCGCTATATGGACTATCCACATGTGGCTTCAATTGCCTGCCCTAAACCAACTCTATTCTTCAATGGAACGAGAGATCATCTGTTTCCTGTAAATGGAGTAAAAGAGTCTTATCGCATTATGCATAAAGTGTGGAAAAGTCAAAATGCCGAAGACAGGCTAGTGACCAAGATCTGGGACGAGAAACATTTCTTCAGCCGGGCCATGCAAAAGGAAACCCTTGACTTCTTTGATAAATGGTTAAAATGA